In the Gossypium arboreum isolate Shixiya-1 chromosome 10, ASM2569848v2, whole genome shotgun sequence genome, one interval contains:
- the LOC108488122 gene encoding uncharacterized protein LOC108488122: MYVFEKKGGLPRDEGRMELFRRTLEVCQLVDVGFFSTWFTSEGGNLSETNIQELLDRGVATIDWISLFLEVKVQHLVHSFSDHCLLLINTKMGKDRLRSNTFKLEAWWVLEDIFFKEVKRLWGLSSGRLLQKLDNLKKGLSQWARKIQMNRRRRRQALTDKLAELMANDRDEECMVEMINTRIHLNLEIEKDERYWE, from the coding sequence atgtatgtGTTTGAGAAAAAGGGAGGGCTACCTAGAGATGAGGGAAGAATGGAGCTGTTTCGAAGAACTTTAGAAGTCTGTCAATTGGTTGATGTGGGGTTTTTTAGCACATGGTTTACGTCGGAAGGAGGCAATTTATCAGAGACAAATATAcaagaactgttggatagaggagTTGCTACTATTgattggatttctttattcctagAGGTTAAGGTGCAACACTTAGTTCATTCCTTTTCAGATCATTGTCTACTTTTGATTAATACAAAAATGGGTAAAGATCGACTGAGGAGTAACACTTTTAAATTGGAAGCCTGGTGGGTTTTGGAggatattttttttaaagaagtcAAACGTTTATGGGGGTTGTCTTCAGGAAGACTATTACAGAAATTGGATAATTTGAAGAAAGGCTTGAGTCAATGGGCAAGGAAAATTCAAATGAATCGAAGGAGGAGGAGACAGGCTCTTACAGATAAGTTGGCTGAACTGATGGCCAATGATAGAGATGAGGAATGTATGGTGGAGATGATCAATACGAGAATTCATTTAAATCTTGAAATTGAAAAAGATGAACGTTACTGGGAGTAG
- the LOC108486913 gene encoding cytochrome P450 77A3-like: MAVSFYHVLAFFISCLILFFSCKSKAKRRFNLPPGPPGWPVVGNLFQVARSGKPFFEYVDDLRHQYGPIFTLKMGTRTMIILSDAKLCHEAFIEKGVVFASRPRENPTRNIFSCNKFTVNAAVYGPVWRSLRRNMVQNMLSSTRLKEFRTAREHAMDKLIDRLKAEAAANDGVVSVLKNARFAVFCILLAMCFGVEMDEETVEKMDEVMKTVLITLDPRIDDYLPILSPFFSKQRKQALQVRKHQIDYIVPFIEKRREALLNPGSDRSAMSFSYLDTLFDLKVEGRKSAPSNSELVTLCSEFLNGGTDTTATALEWGIAQLIENPDIQSKLLDEIKSTVGDRKVDETDIEKLKYLQAVVKELLRRHPPTYFSLTHAATEEAATLGGYDIPMDANLEIYLPGIGDDPKIWSDPEKFDPDRFYLGKEDGDIMGVKGVKMMPFGVGRRICPGLGMATVHVHLMLARMVQEFEWSAYPANSKVDFSGKLEFTVVMKNALKATIKPRDSG; the protein is encoded by the coding sequence ATGGCTGTTTCATTTTACCATGTCCTCGCTTTCTTCATTTCATGCTTGATTTTGTTTTTTTCATGCAAATCAAAAGCCAAACGACGCTTCAATCTCCCTCCAGGGCCTCCTGGTTGGCCTGTTGTTGGTAATCTTTTCCAGGTTGCTCGCTCTGGGAAACCATTCTTTGAATACGTTGATGATCTTCGTCATCAATATGGACCCATTTTCACTCTCAAGATGGGGACTCGAACCATGATTATACTTAGCGACGCCAAACTCTGCCATGAAGCGTTTATCGAAAAAGGTGTTGTTTTCGCTAGCCGGCCGAGGGAAAACCCCACTCGGAATATCTTTAGCTGCAACAAGTTCACCGTAAACGCCGCCGTTTACGGTCCTGTGTGGAGGTCTCTGAGGCGAAACATGGTTCAAAACATGTTGAGTTCGACTAGGCTTAAAGAGTTTCGTACTGCTAGAGAGCATGCAATGGATAAACTCATCGACCGTCTCAAAGCCGAAGCCGCCGCCAATGACGGTGTTGTCTCGGTGCTGAAAAACGCTCGTTTCGCCGTTTTTTGTATACTCTTAGCCATGTGTTTTGGGGTTGAAATGGATGAAGAAACAGTGGAGAAAATGGATGAAGTAATGAAAACTGTTTTGATCACACTTGATCCAAGAATCGACGATTATCTCCCCATTTTAAGCCCTTTTTTCTCCAAGCAACGCAAGCAAGCGCTCCAAGTTCGTAAACATCAAATAGATTACATCGTCCCGTTCATCGAAAAGCGTCGAGAAGCTCTTTTAAACCCAGGATCGGATCGATCCGCCATGTCGTTTTCATACCTCGACACCCTTTTTGATCTCAAAGTTGAAGGAAGAAAATCAGCACCGTCCAATTCCGAGCTGGTCACACTCTGCTCTGAGTTCCTCAACGGCGGCACCGATACCACCGCAACCGCACTCGAGTGGGGCATCGCACAGCTAATTGAAAACCCAGACATCCAATCCAAACTGTTGGACGAAATCAAATCCACGGTCGGGGATCGAAAAGTAGACGAAACAGATATCGAAAAGCTCAAGTACTTGCAAGCAGTAGTGAAAGAGCTCTTACGTAGGCACCCACCGACGTACTTTTCGCTCACACACGCAGCTACTGAGGAGGCAGCAACATTGGGGGGATACGACATCCCGATGGATGCGAACCTGGAGATTTACCTGCCGGGAATCGGCGACGATCCGAAAATATGGTCCGACCCAGAAAAGTTCGACCCGGATAGATTCTACTTAGGGAAAGAGGATGGTGATATAATGGGGGTGAAAGGGGTGAAGATGATGCCGTTTGGGGTAGGGAGGAGGATTTGCCCTGGTTTAGGGATGGCGACGGTGCATGTTCACCTGATGTTAGCGAGGATGGTTCAGGAGTTTGAATGGAGTGCATATCCAGCAAATAGCAAGGTGGATTTTAGTGGGAAATTGGAGTTCACGGTGGTAATGAAGAATGCCTTGAAGGCAACGATCAAGCCGAGGGATTCAGggtga